A window from Flexibacter flexilis DSM 6793 encodes these proteins:
- a CDS encoding ABC transporter ATP-binding protein gives MEQIIFDNVTPAPLVGVTRLSSQIWQTNLVLEQGKCYLVSAASGKGKSTFVGIVYGLRHDYEGTATYGGHHLKKQTLGWWADYRQEKVSIVFQDLRLFPHLTALENILVKANLYSKTPDIQHITAMTDALSVTHLLEKKANTFSYGERQRIAIIRALAQPFQWLLLDEPFSHLDEKNIQAAAQLIEQECSKRKAGWVMASLSDAYGMNCDQVLYL, from the coding sequence ATGGAACAAATTATTTTTGATAACGTAACCCCGGCACCACTTGTCGGGGTTACTCGTTTATCGTCGCAGATATGGCAAACAAATCTCGTTTTGGAGCAAGGAAAATGCTATTTGGTGTCTGCGGCGAGCGGTAAAGGCAAAAGCACTTTCGTTGGTATTGTCTATGGTCTGCGCCACGACTACGAAGGGACTGCTACTTACGGCGGCCATCACCTGAAAAAACAAACGCTTGGGTGGTGGGCTGATTATCGACAAGAAAAAGTCTCCATTGTGTTTCAGGATTTGCGACTTTTTCCGCACCTGACAGCCCTCGAAAATATTTTGGTCAAAGCAAATTTGTATTCAAAAACTCCAGATATTCAGCATATTACGGCCATGACCGACGCGCTGAGCGTTACGCATCTGTTAGAGAAAAAAGCCAATACATTTTCTTACGGCGAACGCCAACGTATCGCCATTATTCGAGCTTTGGCACAACCTTTTCAGTGGCTTTTGCTTGACGAACCCTTTAGCCATTTGGACGAAAAAAATATACAAGCCGCTGCCCAACTCATTGAGCAGGAATGCAGTAAAAGAAAAGCCGGCTGGGTAATGGCTTCGCTTTCAGATGCTTATGGCATGAACTGCGACCAAGTTTTGTACTTATAA